One stretch of Pseudoalteromonas shioyasakiensis DNA includes these proteins:
- a CDS encoding DegT/DnrJ/EryC1/StrS family aminotransferase: protein MKYPIVKPFLPSIDAYKAQIDGVFERCWLTNNGPCLQQFEQQLAEYLGVEYLLLVANGTLALQVAFAALDTKGTVLTTPFSFAATASSLKFAGITPEFIDIDPRTYNLDINKATHSQLNSATAVLAVHVFGNPCDVEAIENKAKEYNLKVIYDAAHAFASDIDGKTVLDHGDVATLSLHATKLFHSVEGGAIIFKHESDYLKAKQLINFGFDAKLYPELVGINAKMSEMHAAMGLSVFEHVTEITQKRRDLVTHYHLLLKATAEQGLLSLQAWHPQGVNNGAYMPVVLKSEQQLLQVQTKLLEQGIQTRRYFYPSLSTVPAYGMQGSTPHGNELSLRILCLPMFTDLTLEGVEQICSSLISALESSC from the coding sequence GTGAAGTATCCAATAGTAAAACCGTTTTTGCCTTCAATCGACGCGTACAAAGCGCAAATTGATGGTGTATTTGAACGCTGCTGGTTAACAAATAATGGCCCGTGTTTGCAGCAATTTGAGCAACAACTAGCAGAATATTTAGGTGTTGAATATTTACTATTGGTTGCTAACGGCACATTAGCATTGCAAGTCGCATTTGCTGCATTAGATACTAAAGGAACGGTATTAACCACACCTTTCTCATTTGCTGCAACAGCAAGTTCTCTCAAGTTTGCGGGTATTACCCCCGAGTTTATTGATATAGACCCACGTACTTATAATTTAGATATTAATAAAGCAACGCATTCACAGCTTAATAGTGCGACAGCGGTTTTAGCTGTGCATGTTTTTGGTAACCCATGCGATGTAGAGGCGATAGAGAACAAAGCAAAAGAATATAACTTAAAAGTTATATATGATGCTGCTCATGCTTTTGCGAGCGATATTGATGGGAAAACGGTGCTTGATCATGGTGATGTAGCAACGTTAAGCCTACACGCTACAAAGTTGTTCCATAGCGTGGAAGGCGGTGCCATCATCTTTAAGCATGAATCTGATTATTTAAAAGCAAAGCAATTAATTAACTTTGGTTTTGATGCAAAACTATACCCAGAACTGGTTGGTATTAATGCTAAAATGAGCGAAATGCACGCTGCTATGGGGTTATCTGTATTCGAGCATGTTACTGAGATAACCCAGAAAAGGCGTGACCTTGTTACTCATTACCATCTACTTTTAAAAGCGACTGCAGAGCAAGGCCTATTGAGTTTACAGGCTTGGCACCCTCAAGGTGTAAATAATGGTGCATATATGCCTGTAGTCCTTAAAAGTGAACAACAATTGTTACAAGTACAGACTAAGTTGCTCGAACAAGGTATTCAAACAAGACGCTATTTTTATCCGAGCTTATCTACAGTCCCTGCTTATGGAATGCAGGGCAGCACGCCACATGGTAATGAGTTAAGTTTACGAATTTTATGTTTACCTATGTTTACTGATTTGACATTAGAAGGCGTTGAACAGATTTGCAGTAGTTTAATTTCAGCACTTGAAAGCAGTTGTTGA